The genomic window CGCTTTTGTCAGCGGTCACATTACTCACCGTCCCGGCTTACGACCGGCCTCCGGTGGTTTATTCCGTGTACCCGAATTGGCGTCGTACTCGCCCAGGTGCTTGCCGTTCTTGCTGTACTTCTCGACGGCACCGTGTTGGTAGTCCCACGCGTAGAGATTGCCGTCGTTGGCTTCCCACCGCTGTCTGTACCGTGGCCCGACCTTCTTGACCGGCCGTGCTTTCGGAAACCCAGGCAGCCCACCTTTCGGTGGCGGCACGTAGTTGTGGCTGTTTCCACCTGTATTGGTGCTGGCATTGAACTGGGTCGGGTTGGCTTCGAGCAGCGGTTGCAGTTCAGTCGCCACCCCGATCACTGCCGCACCGGCAGCGACGGTGACTCCGGCCGCGACGGCGGCGGCAGGCTTCGGAGGAACTAGACGAGTTGATAGCGCGAGTCACCGTGGTGATCCAGACCCATCTGCACGTTTGATCCCACCAAGGCTGCTTAACAACTCGCGACGGATGTCCGGCCCCGCGATGGCGCTTCTGCGGAGTGGGGCCATTATGGGGCCATCGAGAGTATGGTCGGAGTCATGACGACGATCAACTATCGCACCGACGATGAGACGAACAACTTGCTCCGTGACCAGGCCGCCGCCGAGGGGGTGAGTATGAATGCGCTGATCAACAAGGCTGTGCAGGAGTACTTGGCTCGACACGCTCACCGCGACCGGGTGCGCGCGCTCGCTGCCAGTGAGGTGACTCGTTGGGCCGAACTCATGGAGCGGCTCAAGTGACTGAGTACCTCGACCTCGAGGATGTGCTGCACATCGCCGAGGTCGCGTTCGGTGGACCAGTGCAGGTACGGGATATCGGTCTCCTCGACTCTGCGGTTCACCGCCCATCTTCGGGAATGTTCGGGCAGGAGGCGTACGGGGATCTGTTCGACAAGGCTTCTGCGCTGATGCAATCCCTGACCTTCAATCACCCGTTCGTTGATGGCAAGAAGCGCACGGCATGGATCGCGGCAGTGGTGTTTCTGGGTCTGAACGGAGTGACTTTGCCCCTCGATGTCGACGGCGCGGAAGCATTGGTCGTGGAAGTCGCCAAAGGCTCCATCGAGGATGTTCGAGACATCAGCGCGCGATTGCGGGCTTTGAAGTAGCGTCGGTAACCCCCTCGCGGCGAGCGGCCCGACCCCGATTTTGCCCCAAGCTGGGCGTTGTCTACACTAGACCGGTTGCCTGGGCACATCTGTGTCCGCAGGTCTGTGTGCAGTGACTGCATCGGCCCGCGGCCCGCCCTGGCACCGAGAACTCGTATGAGAACTCAATCCGGTCGGCAAGTGTCGGCCGGACCAGCCCCATTGCTGTAGGCCCACGGTTGGCATGCCATGTGTATGCCCACGTTGTATGGGAACCGCGGCGAGAAAGGTGTCGAGGTCTAACCATGACCATGACTGATCCGATCGCAGACTTCTTGACGCGTCTGCGCAACGCCAACTCGGCGTACCACGATCAGGTGAAGGCTCCGCACTCGAAGCTCAAGGCGAACATCGCCGAGATCCTCAAGCGCGAGGGTTACATCGCCGATTACCGGACCGAGGACGCGACCGTGGGCAAGAGCCTCGTCGTCGACCTCAAGTACGGCCCCAGCCGTGAGCGCAGCCTGCAGGGCCTGCGCCGCGTCTCGAAGCCGGGTCTGCGTGTGTACGCGAAGTCCACCAACCTGCCCAAGGTCCTGGGCGGCCTCGGCGTGGCGATCATCTCCACGTCGACCGGTCTGCTCACCGATCGCCAGGCGGCCAAGCAAGGTGTAGGCGGGGAAGTCCTCGCCTACGTCTGGTAAGGGGAGGTAGACAAATGTCGCGTATTGGCAAGAAGCCCATCGCAATCCCGGCCGGTGTCGAGATCACCATCGACGGCCAGCACGTGTCGGTGAAGGGTCCCAAGGGCACCCTGTCGCACACCGTCGCCGAGCCGATCACCATCGTCAAGGGCGAGGACGGCCAGCTCGAGGTCGTTCGCCCGAACGACGAGCGGCAGAACCGTTCGCTGCACGGCCTGACCCGCACCCTGGTCGCCAACATGGTCGAAGGCGTGACCAAGGGCTACGAGAAGAAGATGGAAATCTTCGGCGTCGGTTACCGCGTGCAGGCCAAGGGCTCGAACCTGGAGTTCGCTCTTGGCTACAGCCACCCGGTGCCGATCGAGGCGCCGGAGGGCATCACCTTCGCGGTGGAATCGCCCACCAAGTTCTCCGTGTCCGGAATCGACAAGCAGGCGGTCGGTCAGATCTCCGCTGTGATCCACGGACTGCGTAAGCCCGACCCGTACAAGGGCAAGGGCATCCGCTACGCCGGCGAGGTCGTTCGCCGCAAGGTCGGAAAGACGGGTAAGTGATCATGGCGCAAACCGAAAACCAGATCGCCAAGCGCAAGCCGCGTGGCAAGGACGTGTCGACGACGCGTCGGCTGTCGAAGACCCGCCGTCACTTCCGTCTTCGCAAGAAGGTCGCAGGCACCACCGAGCGTCCGCGCCTGGTGGTCAACCGCTCCTCGCGGCACCTGCACGCACAGTTGGTCGACGACTCGCTGGGCAAGACCATCGCCGCCGCGTCCTCGATCGAGGCCGATGTGCGCGCGCTGGACGGCGACAAGTCGGCCAAGAGCAAGAAGGTCGGCGCACTGCTGGCCGAGCGTGCCAAGGCTGCCGGTATCGAGGCGGTCGTGTTCGACCGTGGTGGTCACGACTACCACGGCCGCATCGCGGCGCTGGCCGATGCCGCTCGCGAAGGCGGGTTGAAATTCTGATGATCAAGAACAACGGAAGGAACGTCTGATGCCGGGACGTCAACGGCGTGACGGCGGCAACGGACCCGCCGGACAGCAGAATGGCGCCGCTGGTGGCGGCGACAACCGGGACGGCCGCGGCGGCGGTCGCGACCGCCGTGGTGGCGGCGATCGCCGCGACCAGCAGGCTGAGAAGAACCAGCTCGAGCGCGTCGTCGCGATCAACCGCGTCTCCAAGGTCGTGAAGGGTGGTCGTCGCTTCAGCTTCACCGCCCTGGTGATCGTCGGTGACGGCAACGGTCTGGTCGGCGTCGGCTACGGCAAGGCCAAGGAAGTTCCCGCGGCCATCCAGAAGGGTGTCGAAGAGGCCCGCAAGAGCTTCTTCCGCGTCCCGATGATCGGCAGCACCATCGTCCACCCGGTTCAGGGTGAGGCGGCGGCCGGTGTCGTCATGCTGCGCCCGGCCAGCCCTGGTACCGGTGTGATCGCCGGTGGTGCGGCTCGTGCCGTGCTGGAATGCGCTGGTATTCATGACATCCTGGCGAAGTCGCTCGGTAGTGACAACGCCATCAACGTCGTGCACGCGACGGTTGCGGCACTCAAGATGCTGCAGCGTCCGGAAGAGGTCGCGGCTCGCCGTGGCCTGCCGCTCGAGGACGTTGCCCCTGCGGGCATGCTGCGTGCGCGCGCCCAGGCTGCGGGAGGTGCCAGGTAATGGCAGATCTCAAGGTGACCCAGATCAAGAGCACGATCGGCGCCAAGAAGAACCAGCGTGAGAGCTTGCGCACGCTCGGTCTGCGCAAGATTCGGCAGACCGTGGTTCGTGAGGACAACCCGCAGAACCGGGGACTCATCAACGTCGTGCGCCACCTCGTGACAGTTGAGGAGGTCTGACATGACCATCAAGTTGCATCACCTGCGTCCCGCGCCCGGTGCCAAGACCGAGAAGACTCGGGTCGGCCGTGGTGAGGGTTCCAAGGGTAAGACCGCGGGCCGTGGTACCAAGGGCACCAAGGCACGCAAGAACGTCCCGGCCGCCTTCGAGGGTGGGCAGATGCCGCTGCACATGCGGCTGCCCAAGCTCAAGGGCTTCACGAACCGGTTCCGCACGGAATACCAGGTCGTGAACGTCGGTGCCATCGCCAAGCTGTTCCCCGAGGGTGGCGAGATCGGCAAGGCCGAGCTCGTTGCCGCCGGCGCGGTTCGCAAGAACCAGCTGGTCAAGGTCCTCGGCGACGGCGAGATCGGTGTCGCGGTCCAGGTGACCGTCGACAAGGTCACCGGCGCGGCCAAGGAAAAGATCACCGCGGCCGGTGGCACTGTCACCGAGCTGGGCTGACGGTACTCTGCAATCAGTGGCACCGGACGAGTGAAAGCTCGTCCGGTGCCACTGTTAGAGTTCAAGTTGTTGTCTGCCAAGCCTCGTCATGGTTTTCAGCGTCCCCAGATGCCGGTTCGCCGGATCTGGGGTATTGCTTGAAATATCCATGTCCTGACCATGTCGTTCGCCAGGAGGATCTGTGCTTTCCGCCTTCGTATCGGCCTTCCGGACTCCGGACTTACGGCGGAAGATTCTCTTCACGCTGGGGTTGATCGCGCTGTACCGGCTGGGTGCGTCGCTGCCGTCCCCTGGTGTCGATTACAAGGCCGTCCAGGAATGCATCAAGGAAGTATCCGGTGGTGAAGACGCCGGTATCTACCAGCTGATCAACCTGTTCTCCGGCGGAGCGCTGCTACAGCTGTCGGTGTTCGCGATCGGCATCATGCCGTACATCACCGCGAGCATCATCATCCAGCTGCTGACCGTCGTCATCCCGCGGTTCGAGGAACTGCGCAAGGAAGGCCAATCCGGCCAGACCAAGATGACGCAGTACACCAGGTACCTGTCGATCGCGCTCGCGGTCCTGCAGGCCACCGGTCTCGTCGCGCTCGCGTCGCGCGGCCAGCTGTTGCAATGCCAGCAGGACATCATCGCCGACAACGGCATCTTCGCGATGATCATCATCGTGCTGGTGATGACCGCCGGTGCCGCGCTGGTCATGTGGTTCGGTGAGCAGATCACCGAACGCGGCGTCGGTAACGGCATGTCGCTGCTGATCTTCGCCGGTATCGCCGCGCGCATCCCGACCGAGGGCAAGTCGATCCTGGACAGCCGTGGCGGACTGGTGTTCGGCCTGGTGTGTGTCGCCGCGCTGGCGATCATCATCGCCGTGGTCTTCGTCGAGCAGGGTCAGCGCCGCATCCCGGTCCAGTACGCCAAGCGCGTGGTCGGCCGCAAGATGTACGGCGGCTCCTCGACCTACCTGCCGCTGAAGGTGAACCAGGCGGGCGTCATCCCGGTCATCTTCGCGTCCTCGCTGCTGTACCTGCCGAACCTGGTTTCCCAGCTGACCTCCTCGCAGAACAACCCCAACCCGAGTTGGTGGCAGGAGATCATCGCGAAATACCTGGTCAACCCGGGTAACCCGGTCTACATCGCGATCTACTTCGGTCTGATCGTGTTCTTCACCTACTTCTACGTCGCGATCACCTTCAACCCGGAGGAACGCGCGGACGAGATGAAGAAGTTCGGCGGCTTCATCCCGGGCTACCGCCCCGGCAAGCCCACCGCGGACTACCTCAACTACGTACTGAGCCGCATCACCCTCCCCGGCTCGATCTACCTCGGCCTCGTTGCTGTGCTGCCGAATCTGTTCCTCGATATCGGTTCGTCCGGCGGTGCCCAGAACCTCCCGTTCGGCGGCACCGCGGTGCTGATCATGGTGAGTGTCGGCCTGGACACGGTGAAGCAGATCGAAAGTCAGCTGATGAATCGTAATTACGAAGGGTTCCTCAAGTGAGAGTTGTACTGCTCGGTCCGCCGGGTGCCGGCAAGGGCACCCAGGCCGTCCTCTTGTCGGAAAAACTGGGCGTCCCGCACATCTCCACCGGGGATCTGTTCCGCGCGAACATCAGCCAGCAGACCCTGCTCGGCCGCGAAGCGCAGAAGTACATGGACGCAGGCGATCTGGTGCCGAGCGAAGTAACCAACCGCATGGTCGAGGCCCGCGTCAACGAGCCCGACGCCGCGAACGGCTTTGTGCTGGACGGCTACCCGCGCACGGTCGATCAGGCCGACGCGCTGGAGAAGATCCTCAAGGACATGGACACCAAGCTCGACGCGGTGCTGTGTTTCGTGGTGGCCGAGGACACGGTCGTGGAGCGGATGCTCGCTCGCGGCCGCGCCGACGACAACGAAGACGTGATCCGCAACCGGCTCCGGGTGTACCGCGAGGAGACCGAGCCGCTGCTGGAGCACTACGACGGACTGGTCGTCTCGGTGGACGGCGTCGGCGAGGTCGACGAGGTCAACGCCCGCGCACTGCGGGCGCTGGGACATTGATGGCAGGCGCCAGGACATTGATGGCAGGCGCCAGGACATCGATGGCGGGCGCCGGGACATTGCTGGCCCGCATCGGGGCAATGCTGCCGCGCACGATGGAGCGCTGAGGCCGGATGGTCTTCAAACGCAAGAAGAAGGTCGTGCCGTTCCGCACGGCGGGCGAACTCGACGCCATGGCGGCGGCGGGCGCGATCGTCGGCCGTGCGTTGGTCGCCGTACGCGCTGCCGCCAAGCCAGGGGTTTCCACCCTGGAGCTCGACGAGGTCGCCGAGCAGCTCATCCGGGACGCGGGTGCGGTGCCGTCCTTCAAGGGCTACCACGGTTTCCCCGGCTCGATCTGCTCGTCGGTGAACGACCGTGTGGTGCACGGGATTCCGACCGCCGACGAGATCTTGACCGAGGGCGACCTGGTCTCCATCGACTGTGGCGCCATTCTCGATGGCTGGCACGGTGATTCGGCGTGGACATTCGGCGTCGGCAACATCATCGAAGCCGACCGGCTGCTCAGCGAGGCGACCAAGCTGTCGATGGAGGCCGGTA from Nocardia iowensis includes these protein-coding regions:
- a CDS encoding colicin E3/pyocin S6 family cytotoxin, with protein sequence MIGVATELQPLLEANPTQFNASTNTGGNSHNYVPPPKGGLPGFPKARPVKKVGPRYRQRWEANDGNLYAWDYQHGAVEKYSKNGKHLGEYDANSGTRNKPPEAGRKPGR
- a CDS encoding CopG family transcriptional regulator — protein: MTTINYRTDDETNNLLRDQAAAEGVSMNALINKAVQEYLARHAHRDRVRALAASEVTRWAELMERLK
- a CDS encoding type II toxin-antitoxin system death-on-curing family toxin; this translates as MTEYLDLEDVLHIAEVAFGGPVQVRDIGLLDSAVHRPSSGMFGQEAYGDLFDKASALMQSLTFNHPFVDGKKRTAWIAAVVFLGLNGVTLPLDVDGAEALVVEVAKGSIEDVRDISARLRALK
- the rpsH gene encoding 30S ribosomal protein S8 encodes the protein MTMTDPIADFLTRLRNANSAYHDQVKAPHSKLKANIAEILKREGYIADYRTEDATVGKSLVVDLKYGPSRERSLQGLRRVSKPGLRVYAKSTNLPKVLGGLGVAIISTSTGLLTDRQAAKQGVGGEVLAYVW
- the rplF gene encoding 50S ribosomal protein L6 yields the protein MSRIGKKPIAIPAGVEITIDGQHVSVKGPKGTLSHTVAEPITIVKGEDGQLEVVRPNDERQNRSLHGLTRTLVANMVEGVTKGYEKKMEIFGVGYRVQAKGSNLEFALGYSHPVPIEAPEGITFAVESPTKFSVSGIDKQAVGQISAVIHGLRKPDPYKGKGIRYAGEVVRRKVGKTGK
- the rplR gene encoding 50S ribosomal protein L18 is translated as MAQTENQIAKRKPRGKDVSTTRRLSKTRRHFRLRKKVAGTTERPRLVVNRSSRHLHAQLVDDSLGKTIAAASSIEADVRALDGDKSAKSKKVGALLAERAKAAGIEAVVFDRGGHDYHGRIAALADAAREGGLKF
- the rpsE gene encoding 30S ribosomal protein S5, yielding MPGRQRRDGGNGPAGQQNGAAGGGDNRDGRGGGRDRRGGGDRRDQQAEKNQLERVVAINRVSKVVKGGRRFSFTALVIVGDGNGLVGVGYGKAKEVPAAIQKGVEEARKSFFRVPMIGSTIVHPVQGEAAAGVVMLRPASPGTGVIAGGAARAVLECAGIHDILAKSLGSDNAINVVHATVAALKMLQRPEEVAARRGLPLEDVAPAGMLRARAQAAGGAR
- the rpmD gene encoding 50S ribosomal protein L30 translates to MADLKVTQIKSTIGAKKNQRESLRTLGLRKIRQTVVREDNPQNRGLINVVRHLVTVEEV
- the rplO gene encoding 50S ribosomal protein L15: MTIKLHHLRPAPGAKTEKTRVGRGEGSKGKTAGRGTKGTKARKNVPAAFEGGQMPLHMRLPKLKGFTNRFRTEYQVVNVGAIAKLFPEGGEIGKAELVAAGAVRKNQLVKVLGDGEIGVAVQVTVDKVTGAAKEKITAAGGTVTELG
- the secY gene encoding preprotein translocase subunit SecY, with translation MLSAFVSAFRTPDLRRKILFTLGLIALYRLGASLPSPGVDYKAVQECIKEVSGGEDAGIYQLINLFSGGALLQLSVFAIGIMPYITASIIIQLLTVVIPRFEELRKEGQSGQTKMTQYTRYLSIALAVLQATGLVALASRGQLLQCQQDIIADNGIFAMIIIVLVMTAGAALVMWFGEQITERGVGNGMSLLIFAGIAARIPTEGKSILDSRGGLVFGLVCVAALAIIIAVVFVEQGQRRIPVQYAKRVVGRKMYGGSSTYLPLKVNQAGVIPVIFASSLLYLPNLVSQLTSSQNNPNPSWWQEIIAKYLVNPGNPVYIAIYFGLIVFFTYFYVAITFNPEERADEMKKFGGFIPGYRPGKPTADYLNYVLSRITLPGSIYLGLVAVLPNLFLDIGSSGGAQNLPFGGTAVLIMVSVGLDTVKQIESQLMNRNYEGFLK
- a CDS encoding adenylate kinase → MRVVLLGPPGAGKGTQAVLLSEKLGVPHISTGDLFRANISQQTLLGREAQKYMDAGDLVPSEVTNRMVEARVNEPDAANGFVLDGYPRTVDQADALEKILKDMDTKLDAVLCFVVAEDTVVERMLARGRADDNEDVIRNRLRVYREETEPLLEHYDGLVVSVDGVGEVDEVNARALRALGH
- the map gene encoding type I methionyl aminopeptidase; the encoded protein is MVFKRKKKVVPFRTAGELDAMAAAGAIVGRALVAVRAAAKPGVSTLELDEVAEQLIRDAGAVPSFKGYHGFPGSICSSVNDRVVHGIPTADEILTEGDLVSIDCGAILDGWHGDSAWTFGVGNIIEADRLLSEATKLSMEAGIAAMLPGNRLSDVSHAIELGTRAAEREHGRAYGIVDGYGGHAIGREMHLDPFLANEGDPGKGPKLVVGSVLAIEPMLTLGTTQTQVLDDDWTVVTVDGTRAAHWEHTVAVTEDGPRILTLRPE